One segment of Streptomyces roseifaciens DNA contains the following:
- the tilS gene encoding tRNA lysidine(34) synthetase TilS, whose translation MGPHPAVAAIRLAVRRVLHDVLTPTTPESVPPGGREPLVLVACSGGADSMALASALAFEAPRLGIRAGGVTVDHGLQHGSDLRAAEVASRLAAFDLDPVEALTVTVGRDGGPEAAARDARYAALDAAAERHGAVAVLLGHTRDDQAETVLLGLARGSGTRSLAGMAVTSGVGGRYRRPFLGLDRQTARKACMVQSLPVWDDPHNADPAYTRSRVRHEALPVLEKALGKGVIEALARTAQLSRDDADALDDWAATVEPSVRDDSGALETAKLYALPPAVRRRVLRRAVISAGSPAGSLFARHIEEVDRLITGWRGQGAINLPGRVAVRRQGGRLVLRQG comes from the coding sequence ATGGGTCCACATCCCGCGGTCGCCGCGATACGCCTGGCGGTCCGCCGCGTACTTCACGACGTCCTCACCCCCACCACACCCGAATCCGTCCCCCCCGGCGGCCGTGAGCCGCTCGTCCTCGTCGCCTGCTCCGGCGGCGCGGACTCCATGGCCCTCGCCTCCGCCCTGGCCTTCGAGGCCCCCCGGCTCGGCATCCGGGCCGGCGGAGTCACCGTCGACCACGGCCTCCAGCACGGCTCCGACCTGCGCGCCGCCGAGGTGGCGAGCCGCCTCGCCGCCTTCGACCTCGACCCCGTCGAGGCCCTGACCGTCACGGTCGGCAGGGACGGCGGCCCCGAAGCCGCCGCCCGTGACGCGCGCTACGCCGCCCTCGACGCCGCCGCCGAGCGGCACGGCGCCGTGGCCGTCCTCCTCGGCCACACCCGCGACGACCAGGCCGAGACGGTGCTGCTCGGCCTCGCCCGCGGCTCCGGCACCCGCTCCCTCGCCGGCATGGCCGTCACCTCGGGCGTCGGCGGCCGCTACCGCCGTCCCTTCCTCGGCCTCGACCGGCAGACCGCGCGCAAGGCCTGCATGGTCCAGTCCCTGCCCGTCTGGGACGACCCGCACAACGCCGACCCGGCCTACACCCGCTCCCGGGTCCGCCACGAAGCCCTCCCCGTCCTGGAGAAGGCCCTCGGCAAGGGCGTGATCGAGGCCCTCGCCCGCACTGCCCAGCTCTCCCGGGACGACGCCGACGCCCTGGACGACTGGGCCGCCACCGTCGAGCCCTCCGTCCGGGACGACAGCGGCGCCCTGGAGACCGCCAAGCTCTACGCCCTGCCCCCCGCGGTCCGCCGCCGGGTGCTGCGCCGGGCGGTCATCTCGGCGGGTTCCCCGGCCGGATCGCTCTTCGCCCGGCACATCGAGGAAGTCGACCGGCTGATCACCGGATGGCGCGGCCAGGGAGCCATCAATCTGCCCGGGCGGGTCGCGGTCCGCAGGCAGGGTGGCAGACTGGTCCTCCGGCAGGGCTGA